From Puntigrus tetrazona isolate hp1 chromosome 8, ASM1883169v1, whole genome shotgun sequence, the proteins below share one genomic window:
- the si:dkey-164f24.2 gene encoding calphotin isoform X3 produces MPSKRKKNKRRMRKVQAQRKALEERFASSGKGTPGVHAVPAPVSALVPVAKTSKCPVAVPIPLPVIAPIAVPAEVPPAEPVALEVPVTDAIKDKVVKDAEDLGQPPVEPPAEEPDVTDGGESLVIPVSEVTSSIDEPVAIPAESEVQFEDTTSVATEAQVVAQPVETVNAEREAEAERPAEDPAIEVPETAAAAETVAAVETVTETVAPEVEPVADAAVEVDGHVAGVVEEPTVEAEAITVENEPAEDVHAEPEPEEFPLEATVPTEALVEPEPEQKQQQQPALLEEPTPSVKSTSDPIAEEFVDPTVAEEQIPETATDAPEDLSETLSETIPSPEPLPVPAAKEITQTQDEFMPQVETETIKDLAVAGGLTVEAINGCLGATEVAIEG; encoded by the exons ATGCCGAGCAAGAGAAAGAAGAACAAGCGCCGAATGAGAAAAGTG caGGCCCAAAGAAAGGCTCTGGAGGAGCGGTTCGCCTCTTCTGGAAAGGGAACCCCAGGAGTGCATGCTGTACCTGCCCCAGTTTCTGCTCTAGTTCCAGTTGCTAAAACCTCAAAGTGTCCCGTTGCCGTTCCAATTCCCCTGCCAGTGATCGCTCCCATTGCTGTTCCAGCTGAAGTTCCTCCTGCAGAACCAGTCGCGTTAGAAGTCCCAGTCACGGATGCCATCAAAGACAAAGTGGTGAAAGATGCAGAGGACCTAGGACAACCCCCAGTCGAACCCCCTGCAGAAGAGCCAGATGTGACCGACGGAGGTGAAAGCCTTGTCATTCCAGTATCAGAG GTCACGTCATCTATAGATGAGCCAGTGGCGATCCCTGCAGAATCTGAG GTCCAGTTCGAGGACACTACATCTGTAGCCACAGAG GCGCAGGTTGTAGCTCAGCCAGTGGAGACGGTTAACGCCGAGCGTGAAGCTGAAGCTGAACGTCCTGCTGAGGATCCTGCGATAGAAGTGCCAGAGACGGCGGCTGCAGCCGAAACCGTCGCTGCGGTTGAAACTGTGACAGAAACAGTAGCACCTGAAGTTGAGCCTGTTGCTGATGCCGCGGTGGAAGTCGACGGGCACGTGGCCGGTGTCGTGGAAGAACCTACCGTTGAAGCAGAAGCCATAACTGTCGAAAATGAGCCTGCTGAG GATGTACATGCAGAACCTGAACCAGAAGAGTTTCCACTG GAAGCTACAGTACCTACAGAAGCTTTAGTGGAACCAGAGCCTgagcagaagcagcagcagcagcctgcACTACTGGAGGAACCCACG CCTTCGGTCAAGTCCACGAGTGACCCCATTGCTGAAGAATTTGTTGACCCAACCGTTGCGGAGGAACAG ATTCCTGAAACAGCAACAGATGCCCCCGAGGATCTATCAGAGACACTGTCAGAAACTATTCCTTCTCCTGAGCCTCTGCCTGTGCCTGCAGCAAAGGAGATTACACAA ACTCAAGATGAGTTCATGCCACAAGTAGAAACCGAAACTATAAAG gACTTGGCAGTGGCTGGTGGCCTAACTGTGGAGGCCATAAACGGATGTCTGGGAGCTACCGAAGTCGCAATTGAAGGTTAA
- the si:dkey-164f24.2 gene encoding cell surface glycoprotein 1 isoform X4, with the protein MGLILSWFRGPREPFDLLDVSVETQVTSSIDEPVAIPAESEVQFEDTTSVATEAQVVAQPVETVNAEREAEAERPAEDPAIEVPETAAAAETVAAVETVTETVAPEVEPVADAAVEVDGHVAGVVEEPTVEAEAITVENEPAEVRTEVTEDVHAEPEPEEFPLEATVPTEALVEPEPEQKQQQQPALLEEPTPSVKSTSDPIAEEFVDPTVAEEQIPETATDAPEDLSETLSETIPSPEPLPVPAAKEITQTQDEFMPQVETETIKDLAVAGGLTVEAINGCLGATEVAIEG; encoded by the exons ATGGGTCTCATCCTGAGTTGGTTTCGAGGCCCTCGCGAGCCCTTTGACTTGCTGGATGTCTCTGTGGAAACGCAG GTCACGTCATCTATAGATGAGCCAGTGGCGATCCCTGCAGAATCTGAG GTCCAGTTCGAGGACACTACATCTGTAGCCACAGAG GCGCAGGTTGTAGCTCAGCCAGTGGAGACGGTTAACGCCGAGCGTGAAGCTGAAGCTGAACGTCCTGCTGAGGATCCTGCGATAGAAGTGCCAGAGACGGCGGCTGCAGCCGAAACCGTCGCTGCGGTTGAAACTGTGACAGAAACAGTAGCACCTGAAGTTGAGCCTGTTGCTGATGCCGCGGTGGAAGTCGACGGGCACGTGGCCGGTGTCGTGGAAGAACCTACCGTTGAAGCAGAAGCCATAACTGTCGAAAATGAGCCTGCTGAGGTCCGCACAGAAGTCACGGAG GATGTACATGCAGAACCTGAACCAGAAGAGTTTCCACTG GAAGCTACAGTACCTACAGAAGCTTTAGTGGAACCAGAGCCTgagcagaagcagcagcagcagcctgcACTACTGGAGGAACCCACG CCTTCGGTCAAGTCCACGAGTGACCCCATTGCTGAAGAATTTGTTGACCCAACCGTTGCGGAGGAACAG ATTCCTGAAACAGCAACAGATGCCCCCGAGGATCTATCAGAGACACTGTCAGAAACTATTCCTTCTCCTGAGCCTCTGCCTGTGCCTGCAGCAAAGGAGATTACACAA ACTCAAGATGAGTTCATGCCACAAGTAGAAACCGAAACTATAAAG gACTTGGCAGTGGCTGGTGGCCTAACTGTGGAGGCCATAAACGGATGTCTGGGAGCTACCGAAGTCGCAATTGAAGGTTAA
- the si:dkey-164f24.2 gene encoding calphotin isoform X2, translating into MPSKRKKNKRRMRKVAQRKALEERFASSGKGTPGVHAVPAPVSALVPVAKTSKCPVAVPIPLPVIAPIAVPAEVPPAEPVALEVPVTDAIKDKVVKDAEDLGQPPVEPPAEEPDVTDGGESLVIPVSEVTSSIDEPVAIPAESEVQFEDTTSVATEAQVVAQPVETVNAEREAEAERPAEDPAIEVPETAAAAETVAAVETVTETVAPEVEPVADAAVEVDGHVAGVVEEPTVEAEAITVENEPAEVRTEVTEDVHAEPEPEEFPLEATVPTEALVEPEPEQKQQQQPALLEEPTPSVKSTSDPIAEEFVDPTVAEEQIPETATDAPEDLSETLSETIPSPEPLPVPAAKEITQTQDEFMPQVETETIKDLAVAGGLTVEAINGCLGATEVAIEG; encoded by the exons ATGCCGAGCAAGAGAAAGAAGAACAAGCGCCGAATGAGAAAAGTG GCCCAAAGAAAGGCTCTGGAGGAGCGGTTCGCCTCTTCTGGAAAGGGAACCCCAGGAGTGCATGCTGTACCTGCCCCAGTTTCTGCTCTAGTTCCAGTTGCTAAAACCTCAAAGTGTCCCGTTGCCGTTCCAATTCCCCTGCCAGTGATCGCTCCCATTGCTGTTCCAGCTGAAGTTCCTCCTGCAGAACCAGTCGCGTTAGAAGTCCCAGTCACGGATGCCATCAAAGACAAAGTGGTGAAAGATGCAGAGGACCTAGGACAACCCCCAGTCGAACCCCCTGCAGAAGAGCCAGATGTGACCGACGGAGGTGAAAGCCTTGTCATTCCAGTATCAGAG GTCACGTCATCTATAGATGAGCCAGTGGCGATCCCTGCAGAATCTGAG GTCCAGTTCGAGGACACTACATCTGTAGCCACAGAG GCGCAGGTTGTAGCTCAGCCAGTGGAGACGGTTAACGCCGAGCGTGAAGCTGAAGCTGAACGTCCTGCTGAGGATCCTGCGATAGAAGTGCCAGAGACGGCGGCTGCAGCCGAAACCGTCGCTGCGGTTGAAACTGTGACAGAAACAGTAGCACCTGAAGTTGAGCCTGTTGCTGATGCCGCGGTGGAAGTCGACGGGCACGTGGCCGGTGTCGTGGAAGAACCTACCGTTGAAGCAGAAGCCATAACTGTCGAAAATGAGCCTGCTGAGGTCCGCACAGAAGTCACGGAG GATGTACATGCAGAACCTGAACCAGAAGAGTTTCCACTG GAAGCTACAGTACCTACAGAAGCTTTAGTGGAACCAGAGCCTgagcagaagcagcagcagcagcctgcACTACTGGAGGAACCCACG CCTTCGGTCAAGTCCACGAGTGACCCCATTGCTGAAGAATTTGTTGACCCAACCGTTGCGGAGGAACAG ATTCCTGAAACAGCAACAGATGCCCCCGAGGATCTATCAGAGACACTGTCAGAAACTATTCCTTCTCCTGAGCCTCTGCCTGTGCCTGCAGCAAAGGAGATTACACAA ACTCAAGATGAGTTCATGCCACAAGTAGAAACCGAAACTATAAAG gACTTGGCAGTGGCTGGTGGCCTAACTGTGGAGGCCATAAACGGATGTCTGGGAGCTACCGAAGTCGCAATTGAAGGTTAA
- the LOC122350063 gene encoding Rieske domain-containing protein produces MSSDEDAAATSGRTHFIGKKENIIQARRVVKSVGERDVLVIYNQGDFYAIDVRCYHSGGPLQEGDIEDFDGRPCIVCPWHKYKITLAEGEGLYQAVDPSVRPLKPTWCSKGVKQRVHTVTVSNEDVFLTLNDSPGPIDSDYYQTEKYRNVLKERLKKTK; encoded by the exons ATGAGCTCTGATGAAGATGCGGCGGCTACATCCGGACGCACTCATTTCATAGGGAAGAAAGAGAATATAATTCAAGCCAGACGAGTGGTGAAGTCAGTTGGAGAAAGAGATGTTCTGGTTATTTACAACCAGGGGGACTTCTACGCTATTGATGTGCGCTGCTATC ACTCTGGAGGTCCACTTCAAGAGGGAGATATTGAG GACTTTGATGGACGGCCATGCATAGTGTGCCCGTGGCATAAGTATAAAATTACATTAGCTGAAGGTGAGGGTCTCTATCAAGCAGTGGACCCTTCTGTGAGGCCCCTGAAGCCGACCTGGTGCTCCAAAGGCGTTAAACAAAGAGTCCACACAGTGACGGTGTCTAATGAAGATGTCTTCCTCACCTTAAATGACTCTCCAGGACCAATTGACTCAGACTACTATCAGACTGAGAAATATAGAAACGTCCTGAAAGAACGGCTGAAGAAAACTAAGTGA
- the epgn gene encoding epigen isoform X2 — MTQGDKRCLHCHVLGLVVLLAVFSGLGDAKEELEDVILYNTTHSNGSEEEPRVLAIQRPCGPKHEGYCFNGVCTYSSTLDTPICRCHKMYSGARCEHVIMDTHKSSSPEEVIGISCGVVLLLAFIVGLVGFCLKKRCQKSSPPYQSYGSKTSV; from the exons ATGACACAAGGGGATAAAAGGTGTTTGCACTGTCACG TACTTGGATTGGTGGTGCTGTTAGCCGTCTTTTCTGGACTTGGAGACGCTAAGGAGGAGTTAGAAGATGTGATCCTatacaacacaacacacagtAACG GAAGTGAAGAGGAACCACGGGTTTTGGCTATTCAAAGGCCCTGCGGTCCAAAACACGAGGGATACTGTTTCAACGGTGTGTGCACTTACTCCTCCACCCTGGACACCCCCATCTGCCG GTGTCACAAAATGTACAGCGGTGCGCGCTGCGAACACGTGATTATGGACACCCACAAATCGTCTAGTCCCGAAGAAGTCATTGGAATTAGCTGTGGTGTTGTTTTGTTATTGGCCTTCATCGTCGGACTGGTGGGCTTCTGTTTAAAGAAAAG GTGTCAGAAGTCATCACCACCCTACCAGAGCTATGGCTCTAAAACCTCTGTTTAA
- the epgn gene encoding epigen isoform X1: protein MTQGDKRCLHCHVLGLVVLLAVFSGLGDAKEELEDVILYNTTHSNAGSEEEPRVLAIQRPCGPKHEGYCFNGVCTYSSTLDTPICRCHKMYSGARCEHVIMDTHKSSSPEEVIGISCGVVLLLAFIVGLVGFCLKKRCQKSSPPYQSYGSKTSV, encoded by the exons ATGACACAAGGGGATAAAAGGTGTTTGCACTGTCACG TACTTGGATTGGTGGTGCTGTTAGCCGTCTTTTCTGGACTTGGAGACGCTAAGGAGGAGTTAGAAGATGTGATCCTatacaacacaacacacagtAACG CAGGAAGTGAAGAGGAACCACGGGTTTTGGCTATTCAAAGGCCCTGCGGTCCAAAACACGAGGGATACTGTTTCAACGGTGTGTGCACTTACTCCTCCACCCTGGACACCCCCATCTGCCG GTGTCACAAAATGTACAGCGGTGCGCGCTGCGAACACGTGATTATGGACACCCACAAATCGTCTAGTCCCGAAGAAGTCATTGGAATTAGCTGTGGTGTTGTTTTGTTATTGGCCTTCATCGTCGGACTGGTGGGCTTCTGTTTAAAGAAAAG GTGTCAGAAGTCATCACCACCCTACCAGAGCTATGGCTCTAAAACCTCTGTTTAA
- the si:dkey-164f24.2 gene encoding calphotin isoform X1, with the protein MPSKRKKNKRRMRKVQAQRKALEERFASSGKGTPGVHAVPAPVSALVPVAKTSKCPVAVPIPLPVIAPIAVPAEVPPAEPVALEVPVTDAIKDKVVKDAEDLGQPPVEPPAEEPDVTDGGESLVIPVSEVTSSIDEPVAIPAESEVQFEDTTSVATEAQVVAQPVETVNAEREAEAERPAEDPAIEVPETAAAAETVAAVETVTETVAPEVEPVADAAVEVDGHVAGVVEEPTVEAEAITVENEPAEVRTEVTEDVHAEPEPEEFPLEATVPTEALVEPEPEQKQQQQPALLEEPTPSVKSTSDPIAEEFVDPTVAEEQIPETATDAPEDLSETLSETIPSPEPLPVPAAKEITQTQDEFMPQVETETIKDLAVAGGLTVEAINGCLGATEVAIEG; encoded by the exons ATGCCGAGCAAGAGAAAGAAGAACAAGCGCCGAATGAGAAAAGTG caGGCCCAAAGAAAGGCTCTGGAGGAGCGGTTCGCCTCTTCTGGAAAGGGAACCCCAGGAGTGCATGCTGTACCTGCCCCAGTTTCTGCTCTAGTTCCAGTTGCTAAAACCTCAAAGTGTCCCGTTGCCGTTCCAATTCCCCTGCCAGTGATCGCTCCCATTGCTGTTCCAGCTGAAGTTCCTCCTGCAGAACCAGTCGCGTTAGAAGTCCCAGTCACGGATGCCATCAAAGACAAAGTGGTGAAAGATGCAGAGGACCTAGGACAACCCCCAGTCGAACCCCCTGCAGAAGAGCCAGATGTGACCGACGGAGGTGAAAGCCTTGTCATTCCAGTATCAGAG GTCACGTCATCTATAGATGAGCCAGTGGCGATCCCTGCAGAATCTGAG GTCCAGTTCGAGGACACTACATCTGTAGCCACAGAG GCGCAGGTTGTAGCTCAGCCAGTGGAGACGGTTAACGCCGAGCGTGAAGCTGAAGCTGAACGTCCTGCTGAGGATCCTGCGATAGAAGTGCCAGAGACGGCGGCTGCAGCCGAAACCGTCGCTGCGGTTGAAACTGTGACAGAAACAGTAGCACCTGAAGTTGAGCCTGTTGCTGATGCCGCGGTGGAAGTCGACGGGCACGTGGCCGGTGTCGTGGAAGAACCTACCGTTGAAGCAGAAGCCATAACTGTCGAAAATGAGCCTGCTGAGGTCCGCACAGAAGTCACGGAG GATGTACATGCAGAACCTGAACCAGAAGAGTTTCCACTG GAAGCTACAGTACCTACAGAAGCTTTAGTGGAACCAGAGCCTgagcagaagcagcagcagcagcctgcACTACTGGAGGAACCCACG CCTTCGGTCAAGTCCACGAGTGACCCCATTGCTGAAGAATTTGTTGACCCAACCGTTGCGGAGGAACAG ATTCCTGAAACAGCAACAGATGCCCCCGAGGATCTATCAGAGACACTGTCAGAAACTATTCCTTCTCCTGAGCCTCTGCCTGTGCCTGCAGCAAAGGAGATTACACAA ACTCAAGATGAGTTCATGCCACAAGTAGAAACCGAAACTATAAAG gACTTGGCAGTGGCTGGTGGCCTAACTGTGGAGGCCATAAACGGATGTCTGGGAGCTACCGAAGTCGCAATTGAAGGTTAA